The segment CCGAAACCAGGGCTCAAGCGACACGTTACCATCGACGACTTCGAACCGACGATTGTGGCTCGTTACTTTGATCTTTGGCGTGACTTCGATGGTCGTCGATTGCCAGTCGCTTTTGATCGAGACTATCTGGATGTCGTTGCCATCCATGATGACAAACAAGTCTCGCTGGCTGTGACCAATATGGGTGGCCGCCAAATCGCCGTCGACCTGTCCGGTGTGGCGTCAAAGATTGGGGCGACCGCAGCACGGCAAACTCGATTGAACTATCACCAAGGCGATGTCGTCTTCGAGCCCGAGCAAGCTGTCGACGCCAACGCGATCCCCGTCGATGTGAACGAAACAACGGTGATCCGTCTCACGCTTAGCCGTCCACTTAATCCGTCCGGTACACTGCAAATGGATCGTATCTATGCGGCCGAAACGGCGGTTGCGACAGCCGACAAACCAACGGTTTTTCAAGTTGAGCTCGAAGATCCCAAAACGGTTCAGTCCGCCAAACTGATCATTGGCATCCATCGCAACGGAGGCATCAACAAGCCAGTCAAGGTGAGCGTCAACGACACCCCGATCACGTTGGACATGGGTGATGCCAACGAGTTCAGCGAATTCTTCGGATCACTCGACACCGCGTTGCCGATGTCAATACTGCGTGAGCAAAACCAAGTCACGATCACTTCGCAAGAAGGAGCGACGATCACCTCCGTTCAAGTCGTCGTGCATCGCACCGCCAATTAGTATCGCGCGGTAAAAAATCGGTTTGCTGCCTGCACTGCGAAGCCTTCAACACCCCAGGACATCCACATGAGATTCATGATTCCACTGCTCGTCGCTTTATCGATTGCCTTCGGCCATTGTCGCGCCGACGATCGTCCAAATATCGTTCTGATCATGGCTGATGACATGGGATACGCCGACGCCGGGTTCACCGGCGCCACGGACATCCAGACGCCCAATCTGGACGCGTTAGCTGCGTCAGGCGTGACTTTCACCAATGGTTACGTGACTCACCCGTACTGTGGACCGAGTCGAGCAGGATTGTTATCCGGGCGCTATCAACACCGATTTGGCTTCGAAACCAACCCTGCTTACGATCCATCCAACCCTTACATGGGCATCGATCCGAACGAGACCTTATTCCCCAAGCGACTTCAGCAGGCCGGGTATCGAACTGGCGTGATTGGCAAATGGCATCTCGGTGCGGCTGCTCCCTTTCACCCCAACAATCGCGGCTTTGACTACTTTTATGGTTTCCTCGGCGGTGGCCATGATTACTTCAAAATCGATCTTCGCGAGCCAGTCAAGGAAGGTTACACGCAGGCGCTCGAACGCAATGGAAAGCCGGCTATTTTCGACGGATACTTGACCACAGCACTCAGCAACGATGCCGTCAACTTTATCCAGTCCAGCAACGAAGAGCCGTTCTTTCTATATCTGGCCTTCAACGCGCCCCATTCTCCGCTGCAAGCACCTGCGGATGCAATCGCCAAGTACTCCCACATCAAAGACGAGAAGCGTCGCCGCTATGCCGCGATGGTCGACACGATGGACGCGGGAATCGGAATGGTCATCAATGCACTCGATACACAAGGGATTCGCGACAACACACTGGTCTTCTTTCTAAGCGACAACGGAGGCCCCCAGTCGAGCAAGCAACAGCCAACCAAAGGCAACGGTTCATCCAACTCGCCGTTTCGTGGTGGAAAGGGCAATCTCTATGATGGCGGGATCCACGTTCCCTTCATCGCATCATGGCCAGCACAAATCGAACAAGGCGGCGTCTATGATCGTCCCGTAATCTCACTCGATATCGCCGCAACCGCCGTCGCCCTTGCCAGCTCAAAAAGCAGTCCCGCCAAAGGCATGGAGGGCGTCAACTTGATCCCACTGCTGCAGCAATCGAACGAAAACTCACCGCACGATTTTCTGTATTGGCGAGAAGGAGGAACGCGTTGGTCAATCTTGAATTCCGACCGAACCAAGCATGTCCTGGACAGCGCAGCCGGTAAACCTGAACTGTTTCATTTACCGTCCGACGTCTCGGAACAGGTTAACCGCGTCAACGACGAGCAATCTTTGGCAAAGGAACTTCATGCTAAATGGCTGGCATGGAACCAATCCAACGTGGCCAGCCGATTGGACAGCTATAAGAAATACCACCAGAAACGCGACCAGTTCTTTCTGGATTCAATCCCGAAAGACGCGACCGACGAAGGTTACTCGCCAACGCCAATTCCAACGTTCAAGTAAGACGCGGATGGCCTGGGCCTGTTAAGCGTTTCCTGTCGCGTCCCGAGAAATCAGCAACGGCGAAATCGTCGCCGGTCATGCACAGCACCTGGCTGAATGGATTTCAGGGACAGGGTCTCTCTGGAACAAACTACTGAATCGACACGTTTCGCACCGACATCTCGCCAAAGGCAAACGTGATCGTGACGTTTGTCTTTTCACGCAGCATCGCGGCGTGTTTGATTTCAGTTTCAAATTCACCGATGTTCAACTTCATCGTGTTGTCCTGAATGACCGCCTTCAGCTTGCCCCACTGCTTGTTGACCGCAGGCAGGTCAGGAAGACCATCCGGAACAATCGTGTCGCCCTTGTTCTCCTTTGATGACTTCGTCGCCCATGCGATCAAACGGTTGGGAACCTTGGACTTGCCTGCCGATGCTTTGTCGTGTTGATCGGCAAGCGTAACGCGAAAAAGTGACCATCGCCGTTGAGCGTGAAGACGCCCCGCTGGCAATCGATTGTTTTGATTTCCATCTCGACCGTGCCTTCGGTGAAATAATTAGGCCAAGTCAAAATGGGATCGTGGTTATTGAATTGCTTGAACAACTCAGCGTCGGCCACACAACTGGCTTCGTGATTGGCAAATTTCCACTTGCCGCGGGCGACCTTACTAACGGCATGCTGGGACAACGTGAAGTCATAAAAAAAAAATGATTCGTCCCGGTTCATCCGCGAGCGATCACTCAGCAACTCCAGGCTGCATCAATTGCAATCAGGCGAGCAAGTACAACACGATGAACTTGCGACGGCCCCGACCACTCATCATGGCGTCGACCACATCCTCTGACAACACTGTGTGATGAGATTGCTTGACAGTTCGTACGATTTGAATTGGCATAGAACTGCGATCGAAGTGAGTGGTTTCGTTTCCGGCTCATAAGCAAATGCATTTCGGCCGCTTGATTCGTCTTAGTGGCTGGTCAATTACCCAACTCATCAAAGAATCGCTGGCTGCGAGTACTTGCCGAGTATACGATGGCTCCTGATGTCGTGACGAGCGCGACACGATGGCTTCGTATTAAAATCGACAGCGAAACAGCGACTCATATGAATCGACAACCTCTCCAATTCGCAATCATTTTCGCATCGACGATTCTTACATTGTCCGCGACCAGTTTTGCCGCCGAAGAGCGTCCGAGTAAATCACCGAATATCATTGTGATTCTGGCTGATGACATGGGTCCAGGCGAACCGAGTTATGCCGGTGGGCTGATTCCCACACCAGCCCTGGACCGCTTAGCAAACGAAGGAATGCGTTTCACAGACGCGCACACCAGTTCATCCGTTTGCACACCGACGCGTTATGGCATCCTGACCGGCCGATACAACTGGCGCAGCCGGCTGAAGAGTGGTGTTCTGACGGCGGTCAATTCACCTGCACTGATGGACCCAAATCGCAAGAGCTTGCCAAAGTTTTTAAAGGAAGCTGGCTACCATACCGCCTGCGTCGGCAAGTGGCACCTCGGTGTGGATTGGATCGGCAACGACAACACCGATCCGAACGACGCGTTAAAAAAGAAGGACTTTGGATCTTGGAGTGTCGAATATGGCCAGCCATTCAAAAACGGCCCAGTCGACATTGGGTTTGACGAAGCATTCTTTATCCTCTCGTCGCTGGACATGCCTCCCTACACCTACCTGCGAAACAATCGCGTGGTCACCGCGCCGACGGTCAGCCGAGGATTCCCGCACAACGAATACAACGACTACCAACGCGTTGGCGCCGCAGCGAAGAACTTTGATCCCAGCGAGTGCCTTGCGAACTGGGCGGCAGAATCGCGGTCCTACATCAAGAAACGTGCGCAGGACAAAACGCAGAAGCCCTTCTTCCTTTACCTTCCGCTCACATCACCGCACACTCCTATCGCACCGGGCAAGCGGTTCAAAGGACGATACAAACAATTCAGTTGGTATGCCGATTTCATTGCCGAAACCGATTGGGTGGTCGCCGAAGTGCTCGCACAACTGAAGGAGTCAGAGATCGAAGACAACACGTTGGTGATTTTCACATCGGATAATGGCTTCGCTCCCTACGTAAAAATCCCCAAAATGCTCGCCGCCGGTTACCGACCTTCGGGTACCTTCCGGGGCGCAAAAGCATCGGCCTACGAAGGCGGACATCGTGTTCCGTTTCTAGTGCGTTGGCCAGGCAAGGTAGCTGCGGACAGTCAGTGCGACACGACCATTTGCACCACCGACTTCTTTGCGACCTTTGCCGAAATCCTCGGTAAACAGGACGCCGTTCCGGATAATGCCGCCGAAGATTCGTTTTCGTTTAGTCGATGTTTCGAAGACAACCAATACCCGGCGCGTCCGTTCACGATTCATCATTCGATGAACGGAAAGTTTGCCATCCGCAAGGGAGACTGGAAATTGATCCTATCGATCGACGGCGGAGGTGGCTGGGGAGACCTGCCCTGGGAAACCGAGATCACGACAACGTCGCAAGAAGTGCAACTGTTCAACTTAAAGAACGATCCCGGCGAAAGGAGGAACCTCGAAGTCACCAACCCCGCAAAAGTGGACGAATTAGTCAACGACCTTGCGACGGCTCTTCACAATGGGCGCACGACACCCGGAACGAAGCAAACAAACGACGGCTGGCCCTATTGCCACCAACCAACTCTGAAAACCTATCCTCAGCTCAAAGAAGCGGACGTTGTCGAACCTCGGCAGTGAAACCAATCAGTAACGCCAATCGCCAGACCTAATTCTGTGCCATTTAGAATGTGCAAAAGAGCACGTCTTTCCAGGCCCACGCGTGACAATGTGCACGCCCGGGTGGCCTGTTTCTCGCTTTAATCGCACTGGCGTGTTTTGGTCCGGAACATGCAACTCTTACGGTTACAGCGACTCGATTAAGCGTCGCTGTGACGCAACAATGCGTCACCAAAATCCGCAGGACGACCCGCAGGGTAAGGCGATGGCACTACACGAAATCAAATGTCGATTTTTTTCTCAAGAAGACCTTCTGGGTGCTGGTTGTCTTGACATCAACATGGCGATCGAAGCGGCAGAAAACGCCATGCTCGCCTATGCATCGGGCGACGTGCTGTTTCCTGAAAAGATTGTCCAAATCTTCAACGATGAAACGCAAGAACGAATCAATTGTCTTCCCGCGACGTTCAAAAACGAGAAAGTATGCGGCGTCAAATGGGTCTCGGTCTTCCCGCCGAACCCCGTTAAGTATGGCATGCAGAACCTGTCTGCCGTGATCATTCTGTCAGAGATTGAGCACGGATTTCCGATTGCGTTTATGGAGGGCACGCTGTGTTCGAACATACGCGTGGGCACAATGGGGGCTATCGCGGCAAAGCACTTAGCCAAGAAGGACTCGGAATCCATTGGCTTTATCGGTGCGGGTGAGCAAGCCAAGATGCACCTGATCGCAATGAAGACTGTACTTCCTGGACTTCGACTTTGCAGAATCGCGGCAAAAGATCCGGCGGAAGAAATTCAGTTCGTCAAAGAGATGTCAACGATTCTTCCAACTTTGAAGTTCGAGTCGACAAACTCGGATCTCGAGCGTGCCACCAGTGATGCGGATGTGATCGTGACCGCCACAAGTGCCCAAGCACCACTTTTAAAAGCAGCGTGGATGAAACCTGGCGCGTTTTACAGCCACATCGGTGGTTGGGAGGATGAATACGCGGTGGCAGCGGCGTGCGAGAAAATCGTTTGCGATGACTGGGACACCGTGAAGCACCGCACTCAGACCTTGAGCCGAATGTACAAGGATGGTGAACTGACAGACGCCGACATCCATTGCAATTTGATCGACTTGATCAACGGCAAAAAGGAAGGACGAGTGAACGACCAAGAACGGACCTATTTCAATGCGGTCGGCCTTGCCTATGTCGATGTCGGAATTGCAATGGCGATGCACAACCGTGCGATGGAAGCCGGCATGGGCCAAGATTTGCAAGTCCAACACGACATGATTTTCGAACACGCTCGTCTGAAAGACTGGGTTCGTGTCTAAGTGGCAAGCTACGAATTCGTTTTAACCATTCCTTTGTTTCAATCCGCTTCACCTCCAATAAGGATCTGTCATGACTCAACATTCCAAAGAAGTTACCTCACTTGGCAATATCTATCGACGACCTGTCAGCGAAATCATGAGCCGCGACGTTGTCAGCCTGTCCGCGGGCGATACGATCCACGAAGCTCTTGCCTTGATGGGCGAA is part of the Rubripirellula reticaptiva genome and harbors:
- a CDS encoding ornithine cyclodeaminase family protein, with protein sequence MRHQNPQDDPQGKAMALHEIKCRFFSQEDLLGAGCLDINMAIEAAENAMLAYASGDVLFPEKIVQIFNDETQERINCLPATFKNEKVCGVKWVSVFPPNPVKYGMQNLSAVIILSEIEHGFPIAFMEGTLCSNIRVGTMGAIAAKHLAKKDSESIGFIGAGEQAKMHLIAMKTVLPGLRLCRIAAKDPAEEIQFVKEMSTILPTLKFESTNSDLERATSDADVIVTATSAQAPLLKAAWMKPGAFYSHIGGWEDEYAVAAACEKIVCDDWDTVKHRTQTLSRMYKDGELTDADIHCNLIDLINGKKEGRVNDQERTYFNAVGLAYVDVGIAMAMHNRAMEAGMGQDLQVQHDMIFEHARLKDWVRV
- a CDS encoding sulfatase family protein; its protein translation is MAPDVVTSATRWLRIKIDSETATHMNRQPLQFAIIFASTILTLSATSFAAEERPSKSPNIIVILADDMGPGEPSYAGGLIPTPALDRLANEGMRFTDAHTSSSVCTPTRYGILTGRYNWRSRLKSGVLTAVNSPALMDPNRKSLPKFLKEAGYHTACVGKWHLGVDWIGNDNTDPNDALKKKDFGSWSVEYGQPFKNGPVDIGFDEAFFILSSLDMPPYTYLRNNRVVTAPTVSRGFPHNEYNDYQRVGAAAKNFDPSECLANWAAESRSYIKKRAQDKTQKPFFLYLPLTSPHTPIAPGKRFKGRYKQFSWYADFIAETDWVVAEVLAQLKESEIEDNTLVIFTSDNGFAPYVKIPKMLAAGYRPSGTFRGAKASAYEGGHRVPFLVRWPGKVAADSQCDTTICTTDFFATFAEILGKQDAVPDNAAEDSFSFSRCFEDNQYPARPFTIHHSMNGKFAIRKGDWKLILSIDGGGGWGDLPWETEITTTSQEVQLFNLKNDPGERRNLEVTNPAKVDELVNDLATALHNGRTTPGTKQTNDGWPYCHQPTLKTYPQLKEADVVEPRQ
- a CDS encoding sulfatase-like hydrolase/transferase; protein product: MRFMIPLLVALSIAFGHCRADDRPNIVLIMADDMGYADAGFTGATDIQTPNLDALAASGVTFTNGYVTHPYCGPSRAGLLSGRYQHRFGFETNPAYDPSNPYMGIDPNETLFPKRLQQAGYRTGVIGKWHLGAAAPFHPNNRGFDYFYGFLGGGHDYFKIDLREPVKEGYTQALERNGKPAIFDGYLTTALSNDAVNFIQSSNEEPFFLYLAFNAPHSPLQAPADAIAKYSHIKDEKRRRYAAMVDTMDAGIGMVINALDTQGIRDNTLVFFLSDNGGPQSSKQQPTKGNGSSNSPFRGGKGNLYDGGIHVPFIASWPAQIEQGGVYDRPVISLDIAATAVALASSKSSPAKGMEGVNLIPLLQQSNENSPHDFLYWREGGTRWSILNSDRTKHVLDSAAGKPELFHLPSDVSEQVNRVNDEQSLAKELHAKWLAWNQSNVASRLDSYKKYHQKRDQFFLDSIPKDATDEGYSPTPIPTFK